A region of Pempheris klunzingeri isolate RE-2024b chromosome 15, fPemKlu1.hap1, whole genome shotgun sequence DNA encodes the following proteins:
- the prkab2 gene encoding 5'-AMP-activated protein kinase subunit beta-2: MGNTSDRVAGDRHGAKAQRSDSSGSHKDQEPSSKMVDSTDDPNIFNTHGPESKALGEKEFTPDLDDLVKTGPQARPTVIRWGGGGKEVYIAGSFNNWSTKIPLNKSHNDFVAILDLPEGEHQYKFFVDGQWVHDASEPVITSQLGTINNLIQVKKSDFEVFDALQVDSQESDTSDLSSSPPGPYGQEQYIFRPEEHFKAPPILPPHLLQVILNKDTNISCDPALLPEPNHVMLNHLYALSIKDGVMVLSATHRYKKKYVTSLLYKPI; encoded by the exons ATGGGTAACACGAGTGACAGGGTGGCTGGAGATCGCCATGGAGCCAAGGCCCAACGCTCAGACAGCAGCGGCAGTCACAAAGATCAAGAACCCAGCAGCAAGATGGTGGACAGCACAGATGACCCCAACATCTTCAACACCCACGGGCCAGAGTCCAAG GCATTAGGAGAGAAAGAATTCACCCCAGATCTGGATGACTTGGTGAAAACTGGTCCTCAAGCTCGACCCACTGTCATCCGCTGGGGTGGAGGGGGAAAGGAGGTCTACATAGCTGGTTCCTTCAATAACTGGAGCACAAAGATACCACTAAATAAAAG ccacaaTGACTTTGTAGCAATCCTGGACCTGCCAGAAGGAGAGCACCAGTACAAGTTTTTTGTCGATGGACAGTGGGTCCACGATGCTTCAGAG CCAGTTATAACCAGCCAGCTCGGTACCATCAACAACCTGATCCAGGTGAAGAAGTCCGACTTTGAGGTGTTTGACGCCCTGCAGGTTGACTCTCAGGAGTCAGATACGTCAG atctgtccagctctcctccagGTCCATATGGGCAGGAGCAGTACATCTTCAGACCTGAGGAGCATTTCAAAGCCCCGCCTATactccctcctcacctccttcaAGTCATTCTCAACAAGGACACCAATATATCT TGTGACCCTGCCCTGCTGCCTGAGCCCAACCACGTCATGCTAAACCACCTTTACGCTCTCTCGATAAAG